One window of Nocardia nova SH22a genomic DNA carries:
- a CDS encoding TetR/AcrR family transcriptional regulator — protein MATHSASAQTPVGGRQARWQPHNDRRREQIVAALIELLEESAAGDEISMQQIAKRSGLAKSVVYRQFSGRDELDRRARSTISEQFIDTVDTALDIWDGSIHQILHRTVATVVDWITEHARLYDFVRSGPAVGDPDDVDALSSIKATIAARARALVTGLGGVVGVVDEPTADTMTFAIVSMTEATVSRWARDPQPLLGHDRLIAEVAGYAWSVLDGAARAQRVLLDPELPLIEVINALADTSEDSGRQPADE, from the coding sequence GTGGCGACCCACTCTGCGTCCGCACAGACCCCGGTCGGCGGGCGGCAGGCGCGCTGGCAGCCGCACAACGATCGGCGGCGGGAGCAGATCGTCGCGGCGCTGATCGAGTTGCTGGAGGAGTCGGCGGCCGGGGACGAGATTTCCATGCAGCAGATCGCGAAGCGGTCGGGACTGGCGAAATCGGTTGTGTATCGGCAGTTCTCGGGGCGGGACGAACTGGACCGGCGGGCGCGGAGCACGATCAGTGAGCAGTTCATCGATACCGTCGATACCGCGCTCGACATCTGGGACGGGTCGATCCACCAGATCCTGCATCGCACGGTGGCGACGGTGGTGGACTGGATCACCGAGCACGCCCGGCTCTACGACTTCGTGCGCAGTGGGCCCGCGGTCGGCGATCCGGACGATGTCGACGCGCTGAGCAGCATCAAGGCCACGATCGCCGCCCGCGCCCGGGCGCTGGTGACCGGGCTGGGCGGTGTGGTCGGCGTGGTGGACGAACCCACCGCCGACACCATGACCTTCGCGATCGTGTCGATGACCGAGGCGACGGTGAGCCGCTGGGCCCGCGATCCACAACCGCTGCTCGGCCATGACCGGCTGATCGCCGAGGTCGCGGGCTACGCCTGGAGTGTGCTCGATGGCGCGGCCCGTGCGCAGCGGGTGCTGCTGGATCCGGAACTACCGCTGATCGAGGTGATCAACGCCCTCGCCGACACGAGCGAGGATTCAGGCCGCCAGCCAGCCGACGAGTGA
- a CDS encoding AurF N-oxygenase family protein, with translation MTLSHERRDLFGPEYREALAILSEGSVQRNFDPYLDIDWDAPELAIDQNDPRWVLSPDLDPLGATEWYRSQPLERQIEIGKWRMANVIKVGAAFESILIRGMMQYIMKLPNGAPEFRYCLHEMTEECNHIQMFQELINRIGVDVPGMRPLFRATSPLIGVLGGYAHVILFIGILAGEEPIDHYQKAVIREGETVPPAVLRTMQIHIAEEARHISFAGEFLKVHIERMGPTGKALCGLAFPITMRWLAGQIMAPPASFAREFDIPREVIDEAFWNSPHSRRILAGYFGDMRKLADELGLMNPVTRKLWRMLHVDGEQSRYRGEPERRRPAVAERLPVVGSLVGWLAA, from the coding sequence ATGACGCTGTCGCATGAACGTCGTGATCTGTTCGGCCCGGAGTACCGGGAGGCGCTGGCGATCCTGTCCGAGGGGTCGGTTCAGCGCAATTTCGATCCCTATCTCGATATCGACTGGGACGCACCGGAACTGGCGATCGATCAGAACGATCCGAGATGGGTCCTCTCCCCCGACCTCGATCCGCTGGGCGCTACCGAGTGGTATCGGTCGCAGCCGCTGGAACGGCAGATCGAGATCGGCAAATGGCGCATGGCCAACGTGATCAAGGTCGGCGCGGCCTTCGAGAGCATCCTGATCCGCGGGATGATGCAGTACATCATGAAGCTCCCCAACGGAGCCCCGGAGTTCCGGTACTGCCTGCACGAGATGACCGAAGAGTGCAACCACATCCAGATGTTCCAGGAGCTCATCAACCGCATCGGTGTGGACGTTCCGGGGATGCGGCCGCTGTTCCGCGCGACCTCACCGCTGATCGGGGTGCTGGGCGGTTACGCGCACGTCATTCTCTTCATCGGCATCCTCGCCGGTGAGGAACCGATCGACCATTACCAGAAGGCCGTCATCCGCGAGGGCGAGACGGTGCCTCCGGCGGTGCTGCGCACCATGCAGATCCACATCGCCGAGGAGGCCCGCCACATTTCCTTCGCCGGAGAGTTCCTGAAGGTGCACATCGAACGGATGGGACCGACCGGAAAGGCCCTGTGCGGGCTGGCCTTCCCGATCACCATGCGCTGGCTGGCCGGGCAGATCATGGCGCCGCCGGCCTCGTTCGCCCGGGAATTCGACATTCCGCGCGAGGTGATCGACGAGGCGTTCTGGAATTCGCCGCATTCGCGCCGGATCCTGGCGGGCTACTTCGGCGATATGCGGAAATTGGCGGATGAGCTGGGCCTGATGAATCCGGTGACCCGCAAACTGTGGCGGATGCTGCATGTGGACGGAGAACAGTCGCGCTACCGGGGCGAACCCGAGCGGCGCCGTCCCGCGGTGGCCGAGCGGTTGCCGGTCGTCGGATCACTCGTCGGCTGGCTGGCGGCCTGA
- a CDS encoding TIGR03084 family metal-binding protein codes for MADLEALLADFEAECADLDHLVAPLSDADWARPTPAEGWTIAHQIAHLTWTDEVSTIAATDAARFAELLREAATKIATFVDDAAAELATLPPGDLLVRWRRGRTGLAAALRAVPAGTKLPWFGPPMSPMSMVSARLMETWAHGQDVADTLDRPRAATARLRNIAHIGVRTRDFAYTVHGRPLPAEPFRIELTAPDGTVWSWGPEDAAQRVTGSALDFCLLVTQRRHRDDLPLTTVGADAAEWLTIAQAFAGPPGTGREAGRFD; via the coding sequence ATGGCTGATCTGGAGGCGCTGCTCGCCGATTTCGAGGCCGAGTGCGCGGACCTCGACCACCTGGTCGCACCGCTCTCCGATGCGGACTGGGCCCGCCCGACGCCCGCCGAGGGCTGGACCATCGCCCACCAGATCGCCCATCTGACCTGGACCGACGAGGTGTCGACGATCGCCGCGACCGATGCCGCGCGGTTCGCCGAGTTGCTGCGCGAGGCCGCGACGAAGATCGCCACCTTCGTCGACGACGCGGCCGCCGAACTCGCGACCCTGCCGCCCGGGGATCTGCTGGTGCGGTGGCGACGGGGGCGAACTGGTCTGGCAGCGGCGCTGCGGGCCGTCCCCGCCGGGACGAAACTGCCGTGGTTCGGACCGCCGATGAGCCCGATGTCGATGGTCAGCGCCCGATTGATGGAGACCTGGGCACACGGTCAGGATGTGGCCGACACCTTGGACAGGCCCCGGGCAGCGACCGCGCGGCTGCGCAATATCGCCCATATCGGCGTGCGGACTCGCGATTTCGCCTACACCGTGCACGGACGGCCACTGCCGGCGGAACCGTTCCGGATCGAGTTGACCGCTCCGGACGGCACGGTCTGGAGCTGGGGCCCGGAGGATGCCGCTCAGCGCGTCACCGGTTCGGCACTGGACTTCTGCCTGCTGGTGACGCAGCGCCGCCACCGTGACGATCTACCGCTCACCACGGTCGGCGCCGACGCCGCCGAATGGCTGACCATCGCGCAGGCTTTCGCGGGACCGCCCGGAACCGGACGTGAAGCCGGCCGGTTCGACTGA
- a CDS encoding SRPBCC family protein gives MGHIRYASDVGAPVEVAFAYTDNHLFVPDWMFGVASFEPVGEAEHGPGARYTAALQLGLWHPAVECEITEYRRNAVLGYALRRRRPGKAAPAQERDSPATTLTLRVDPLGYGRSVLTFEVDYPELRGWPVRAGARALDAAVQAAVRRSEAQLRREIEEFHGTDLVGRIA, from the coding sequence ATGGGCCACATCAGGTACGCGAGTGACGTCGGGGCTCCGGTCGAAGTCGCCTTCGCTTACACCGACAACCATCTGTTCGTACCGGATTGGATGTTCGGCGTCGCGAGTTTCGAGCCGGTCGGCGAGGCGGAGCACGGCCCGGGCGCGCGCTATACCGCCGCTCTCCAACTCGGTCTGTGGCATCCTGCGGTGGAATGCGAGATCACCGAATACCGCCGCAATGCGGTGCTCGGATACGCCCTGCGCAGGCGCCGGCCGGGGAAGGCGGCGCCTGCGCAGGAGCGTGACTCGCCCGCCACCACACTGACACTGCGGGTCGATCCGCTCGGCTACGGGCGGTCCGTACTGACCTTCGAGGTCGACTATCCGGAATTGCGCGGCTGGCCGGTGCGCGCGGGCGCGCGGGCGCTCGATGCCGCGGTGCAGGCCGCCGTCCGCCGCAGCGAAGCGCAATTACGCAGGGAGATAGAAGAATTCCACGGTACGGATCTTGTCGGCCGGATTGCGTAG
- a CDS encoding ribonuclease H family protein, whose amino-acid sequence MIIVSTDGSCLRNPGGAIGWAWVDHQGGSASAGAASGTNQVAELRAVLEAIRAHPGGEPLFIESDSLYAIKCASEWLPGWRRNGWRTATGSPVKNVELVRWIDHAISTRPGPVRFRWVRGHVGNYFNEQADQLAGAAAREAAAARDAAPDGIDDLPPLPPAVAGPTPPVMTDNTVTTPLRTVSAKADTTDTLTLF is encoded by the coding sequence ATGATCATCGTGAGCACCGACGGATCCTGCCTGCGTAACCCCGGCGGCGCCATCGGCTGGGCGTGGGTGGATCATCAGGGCGGTTCGGCCAGCGCCGGCGCCGCCTCGGGAACCAATCAGGTCGCGGAGCTACGTGCCGTTCTCGAGGCCATCCGAGCTCATCCGGGTGGTGAGCCGTTGTTCATCGAGAGCGATTCGCTGTACGCGATCAAATGCGCCTCGGAATGGCTACCCGGCTGGCGTCGCAACGGCTGGCGCACCGCGACCGGCAGTCCGGTCAAGAACGTCGAACTCGTCCGGTGGATCGACCACGCCATCTCCACCCGGCCCGGCCCGGTGCGGTTCCGCTGGGTCCGCGGACATGTCGGCAACTACTTCAACGAACAGGCCGATCAGCTGGCCGGTGCGGCCGCCCGCGAGGCGGCCGCGGCCCGCGACGCGGCACCCGACGGTATCGACGATCTACCCCCGCTACCGCCCGCGGTGGCCGGACCCACGCCCCCGGTGATGACCGACAACACGGTCACGACACCGCTGCGCACGGTCTCCGCGAAAGCCGATACGACGGACACGCTCACGCTGTTCTGA